The Branchiostoma floridae strain S238N-H82 chromosome 8, Bfl_VNyyK, whole genome shotgun sequence genome has a segment encoding these proteins:
- the LOC118421489 gene encoding glutamine synthetase-like produces the protein MVVCTAILGILRSTGGVGGVRKVASRWLTVTSYRPYSVAVQVGHNSITEKTVLHKYMSLPQPDDKVQVSYVWIDGTGEALRYKTKTVNFEPSSPEELPQWSFDGSSTGQAQGHNSDRYLQPIAMFRDPFKLGKNKLVLCDVYDQDMQPAESNRRKSCMDAMIPVMHQEPWFGMEQEYTLLDVDGQPFGWPKRGFPGPQGPYYCGVGADRVFGRDIEEAHYRACLYAGIDISGTNAEVMPSQWEYQVGPSVGVALGDHMWMARFLLDRVAEDFGAVVSLHPKPVSGDWNGAGAHINFSTKAMRGDGGLKFITEACEKLAARHKHHIGKYGKNNELRLTGLHETSSMDRFSFGVADRSASVRIPRAVQDAGKGYLEDRRPGSNCDPYAVIEALVRTCLLDEVD, from the exons ATGGTTGTCTGTACGGCTATACTGGGGATTCTAAGATCCacgggtggggtggggggcgtgAGGAAGGTAGCGTCAAGATGGCTTACAGTCACATCTTACAG ACCTTACAGCGTTGCAGTGCAAGTTGGCCACAACTCCATAACGGAGAAGACCGTTTTACACAAGTACATGAGTTTACCCCAACCTGACGACAAAGTCCAGGTGTCGTACGTGTGGATAGACGGAACAGGAGAGGCGCTCAGGTACAAGACCAAGACGGTTAATTTCGAGCCAAGCAGCCCCGAAG aacTGCCACAGTGGAGTTTTGACGGCTCGAGTACAGGCCAGGCGCAGGGCCACAACAGCGACAGATATCTCCAACCAATCGCCATGTTTAGAGATCCTTTTAAACTGGGGAAAAACAAACTGGTGTTGTGTGACGTGTACGACCAGGATATGCAGCCGGCAG AGAGTAACAGAAGAAAGTCGTGTATGGACGCGATGATTCCCGTGATGCACCAGGAGCCATGGTTCGGAATGGAGCAGGAGTACACCTTACTGGATGTGGACGGACAACCCTTCGGCTGGCCTAAACGGGGCTTCCCCGGCCCGCAAG GTCCGTACTACTGTGGTGTGGGTGCAGACCGTGTGTTCGGACGGGACATAGAGGAGGCGCACTACCGGGCATGTCTGTACGCAGGCATAGATATCTCAGGGACCAACGCCGAAGTCATGCCTTCACAG TGGGAGTACCAGGTCGGGCCGAGTGTCGGTGTGGCCCTGGGTGACCACATGTGGATGGCACGGTTCCTACTGGACCGGGTAGCGGAGGACTTCGGCGCCGTGGTCAGTCTCCACCCGAAACCCGTGTCTGGCGACTGGAACGGCGCGGGAGCTCACATCAACTTCAGCACTAAGGCCATGAGGGGAGACGGCGGCCTCAA ATTTATAACAGAAGCCTGTGAGAAGCTGGCGGCTCGCCACAAACACCACATCGGGAAATACGGCAAGAACAACGAGCTGCGTCTGACCGGGCTGCACGAGACCTCCAGCATGGACCGCTTCTCATTCGGTGTGGCGGATAGGAGCGCCAGTGTGCG GATACCAAGAGCCGTGCAGGATGCCGGGAAGGGCTACCTTGAGGACCGCAGACCGGGGTCCAACTGTGACCCATATGCCGTCATAGAGGCGCTGGTCCGGACCTGTCTTCTGGACGAAGTGGACTAG